The sequence below is a genomic window from Syntrophorhabdaceae bacterium.
AACTGGTAATGACCGAGTCTGCAAGTATCGTATAACCATCAGGCTTGGCGTTCAGCGCCTCCATTGTTCCAGGAACCGCGTTTCCCCCGAGTTTGTTTATCACGTTTACCGGCACTCCCCACATCTTCTTAAGTTCGTCAGCCAGTATTCTCGTTGCCATGTCGGTGGAACCGCCCGGACCGAACGGGACTATGATATCGATGGCCCTTGTGGGATATTTCTCCGCACCGTACACCTGATTCACAAAACCCGCGAGTACAACCAGTACGACGCACACCAGCGCTGCCATAGAGATGCCTTTCACTCTGTTCATCCCGTCCTCCCTCATGAATTTTGTTTTGAGCCACATACCGTGCATCATTTTTGAGGTCTAGGTGATGGATATACCACGGGTCCGTGTTCGCGCGACGGCAGTATGATTGTGGCTTTTGTAGGCTGAATACCAGCCTGTCCATTCTGGTCTTCCATTACGCATTCAACATCAACGCAGTACCTTCCGTCCAGCATGTATTTATTAACTACTTCACCCTTGCACCACAGCACCACACCCGGCCCCAGGGTCTTGCGCATTTCTGTCCTGAACTTCCATATGAAACCGTCATCGCCCACCCAGTTGGTCAAAAGCAGGCCCATAAGGGAAATCCTGTATGGAGCCATGGGGCCGCCTCCAGCGGTCGTGTCCGATTCTTCCTTGAAATTGCGATATATCTTGAAATCAGGGTCGTAGATCCCCCAGCCGCACTGTTCGTAAGCATAGCGGTACAGGCGGTCTGCCGAATAGTGCCATTCAGCGACGCCACCCCTGATATATGCAACGCTGTCCATGGTGGTCAAGGGACCTCTCACCACAGGCATGAGCTTTTCCCCAACATGTACATCTTCCCAGTAACGCGGCGTGGCCCCCCGTACGGTTTCATTGTCCTGGGTTTCATAGACTTTTTTGATATACTCCTCGGTATATACAGGCTTTGTGCGGTCCTTGCGCCTGTCAGACGCTTTGTACACCACGATGC
It includes:
- a CDS encoding MaoC family dehydratase N-terminal domain-containing protein, coding for MDKRKINTVEEYVEELKKGMGKVYVNEWGAHMAGPKWPRPMFGFNKEVTWDSLRHYADGIGDLNPLYRDREYAKKTKYNCVVGPPTILLTIASANYPDPPGFPPPPEFPELYVSEEYELFSPICQGEELDWKSTFPTEIRVKKSKSMGTVAFMDGNIEFTRHRGGIPIARSNFSIVVYKASDRRKDRTKPVYTEEYIKKVYETQDNETVRGATPRYWEDVHVGEKLMPVVRGPLTTMDSVAYIRGGVAEWHYSADRLYRYAYEQCGWGIYDPDFKIYRNFKEESDTTAGGGPMAPYRISLMGLLLTNWVGDDGFIWKFRTEMRKTLGPGVVLWCKGEVVNKYMLDGRYCVDVECVMEDQNGQAGIQPTKATIILPSREHGPVVYPSPRPQK